The window GTAGAATATCTTTTTTCCAATACCTGTTTTTCCCAATCAGTTTTGAAGGTAATTATAATAAGAGCAATAGTTTGAATAAATGTTCCAAAAATCATCCCAATCCAAACACCCTGCAATTAgttgaaaataaatatttaagtgAAAAACAAACATTAGAAACAGAaaaggttaattttttttttttgtccaacctGTAATAACAAATAAGAGTAACAATAAATATGAACAATCAAACAAAATCGATAGTTAATTACCTTGACTTGAAAGCCTAAAACATAACCAAATACGACTCCAATTGGAATCCCAATTAAGTAATAAGAGGCAATGTTAACATATGCTACTATGCTTTGCCACCCAGCTCCTATAGCAACTCCTGcacaacattaattaattattaattaacctCTTTTCTAaccacattaattaattattaattaacctCTTTTCAAATACGAACCTGAGAGGACAGGTTGGATGATGTTCATGAGTATAGAAAAAGCTAAAAGTGGTGAAAGGTCAGCTACTGCTTCGGCTACTTGCTCACTTTGTGAATATGTATGCTATTTTTCCTCTCATCAACAGGAAAATCGCAAAAAAAACCAATCCAATAATAAAAGATGTGACAACTATATTCACTATTGAGAATTTTACAGCTTTTGAGCTTCCTCTTCCAAGCTCGTTTGAAACTCTAACACTGTAATGCCATTTTCCCATTCAAACAACTCGATTTGGATTTCTAATATCATTTAgaatttaatatataatattattaaaaaaagtacCAACCTTGCAGCAGCCAAGAAACCCAGAGATATCATCATTTCCCATCCATTGATGTTGAGGCTGCATATGCCAACAACACTATATCATTTGCAATAGGAAATTTTCAATAAAATGCACAGATGAAATTGGAGGAGTAAGATGAGACGGAACCACCCCTTAATCATCCATATGAGGAAGTGCATACACCTCATGCGTCCTGCTTCCGCTTTTGGGTAATGTAAGAGTTTCGTTTTATGCATTTTGTTACCTAGATCAGACTTAAAATTGCTTCATATACTATTACCTCTAAAATTATTTGAGATATATCTGCACTTTGCTCAAAATGTTAAAGCTAAATTTTGACCTTATCTCTCAATAAATTGGctagattttttaaattttacaaAAATCAGTCATGAGATACAATAAGGAGAGGGAAAAGATTATTATGGGTCCAGCCCATATTTATGGcgcatttattattattattggctTCTTTGAGAAGCTTACATTAAGATGTATTTAAGTGAATGAATTGTCATTATTGAGACAAGTGAAAGAAGAATAAAAGACACACAGAAGAGAGAAATTCGTTTTTGCTTCGCCTACATCAtgtcagttcacgattttgtggattcccggagattgaaccatTGAATCGTCACGATTTATGGAAATGAGATTCTAGACATATTGTTCCTTATTCTCACCATTGTGATTGTCATTCGAAGGTCTGCAAGGTCTTTTCGGGCAGAGGCAGAATTGTTGACAAATTATTTCTCTTTTATGGTATTTATCTACTTCTTGTGATCTCTTATTATTTATAATGGTTGGTTGTGGGTTATAAACCTTTGTAAGATTTTGTTGTGCTGGTTTTGtcctcaattttatcataataaaaTAAGAAGGGTGGACTCCTTAAAAGTCTTGTGGGttttactcttcacaccgaagaggttttccaTGTATAAAtcctgtgttgtttgattaCATTTATTCTTTCGTTCTTAGTGGTTTATTTGTTGTTTTCTGGTTGGTTGATTGGGTTGTGCTGTTGTTGATTGTCTTAAAGATTTATTCTTGTGGTTGTTTTTGTCGATATTGTATTTGTATTCGGGTGattcaattggtatcagagcctagttAATTTGAAGTTAACTATGGAGTCTAGTAGCAGTAATAGTTCCATAGTTAAATTGACATCAACCAACTATTCTATATAGAAACCTATGATGGAAGATTTGTTATTTTGCAAAGATTTGTAAGACCCAGTTTATGAAGAAACCAAAGAGAATGGTAGTCTGTCCAAACTAGTCAAACCAGAAACATTGGAAGATAAAGAATGggaaaagttgaaaagaaaGACATTAGGGACTATTAGACAATGGGCTGATATTAGCATTTTCAATCATGTTTCTCAAGAGACTGGCCCATATGACCTATGGAAGAAATTAAAAGGCTTTATGAAAGAAAAACTAATCATAATAAGGCTTCATTGATTAAGAGGCTTGTTAATTTGAAGTTGAAAAGTGAGAAGTCAGTTTCTGAACATCTTAGTGATTTTCATGACATCATCAATAAACTCACTACCATGAAGATTATTCTTGATGATGAGTTACATGCTTTATTTCTGTTGAGTTCATTTCTAGATAGTTGGGAAGCTCTTGTTGTGACTATTAGTAACTCTGCTCCGGATGGAGTAGTTTCTTTGGATATGGTAAAGAAGAGTATGTTCAATGAAGAGATAAGAAGAAGGGAGATGGGAGTTGATAATTCATAGGCTCTTGTTATTGAAAACAGAGGAAGAAGCTAGAGTAGAGGTCTAAAAGGGCATGATAATGAAAAAGGTAGGTCCAAGTCTAGAGATGGGATAGAGCCCAAGTTATGTCACTACTGCAACAAACTAGGTCATATCAAGAAATATTACTACCGTTGGAAAAGAGAACAAGGCAAGAAGCAAGATTCACAAAAGGAGGGAGATGACAAAAATACTGCATCAACTGTTTCTAAAAGTGATGATGATGTCATTTTGATTTGTGCGACTACTGAGTGTCATGTTGATGGTTCAGACATGAAGTGGCTTGTCTACATAGGAGCTTCTTATCACCGTGTTCTTAGAAGATAGTACTTCTTGAACTACAAAGTAGGAGATTTTGGTAGTGTTAAGATGGGAAATCAGAGTTCAGCAAGCATTATTGGCTTGGGTGATATTCGAGTGAAGACAAGTGTTGTCTACATGCTTACATTGAAGAATGTGCGCCATATTCCTAATTTATGCCTCAACTTGTTGTCTACAAATGTTATTGGTCAAGAAGTGTTCAATCATACCTTTGGTGATGGCAAGTGGAAATTGTCCAAGGGTTCATTAACAGTTGCTCGAGGCAAGTTGTGTTATTCTTTATATAAAACATACTTAAATGTATGTTCTGGTGAGCTAAATGCAGTTGAAGAAAAAACTCTCCCAATTTGTGGTATAAAAGATTGGGACACATGATAAGGGATAAAAAATCTAGTAGGTAAATCTCTTACCTCTATTGATAAATCTGTTTCTCTTGATCCTTATGATCATTGTTTGGCAGGAAAGCAACATAGAGCTTCCTTTTCTAAGAAGTCTACAAAGAAGGAAGGAAAGTTGGAGTTAATACACTCTGATGTATGTGGTCCTTTGAAGGTGGAGTCTCTTGGTGGCAATAcatattttgtcacttttattGATTATGCTACACAGAGAACTTGGGTTTACATGCTAAAGACAAAGAGTCAAGTGTTTGAAACCTTCAAGAAGTTCCATGTCATGGTAGAAAGGGAGACAGAAAGAAAGTGAAATGTCTTCATTCTGACAATGGTGGTGAATATACTTCTAATGAATTTCAGAATTATTGCTCACACCATAGCATTAGACATATGAAAATAGTGCCTGACACCcctcaacacaatggtgtagcaGAGAGaatgaacagaacaattgtggaGAAGGTGAGATGTATGCTTAGAATGTCTAATTTTCTAAAGACATTTTGGGTTGAAGCTGTAAACACTACAGTCTATTTGATCAACTGTTCACCATCAATTTTTCTTGGCCTTGACATTCTTAAGAGATCATAGAAGGGTAGAGATTCTACTTATTCACATTTGAGAGTCTTTGGATGTAAGGGATATATGCATGTGCCAAAAGAACAAAGATCAAAGCTTGATTCTAAGATTAATCCTTGTGTATTTGTTGGCTATGGTGATGAAGAGTATGGCTTCAAACTCTATGATCCATAGAAAAGGAAGGTAGTGAGAACTAGAGATATAGTATTCTTTGAGCACGAGATGGACGCAAAACTTCTGAATACAAGGTACACTTCTACTCTAGAGCTGTCTTTTGATACTACTGATGTTTcttctattcctattcctattcctattgtGCAGCCAACACATGAGAATGTTGAAGCAACATTTGATGGTGTTGAAGACATACAACCAAATGACGATGGTGATGCACCAGAATTTGATAACCGTGATGATGTGTACCTGAATTCGATGTTGTCCACATGATGATTGAAATAATGAAGAAAGTGTTCATGAGTAGGGGGAGCAACCATCTCCTTTAGTGGAAGAGGCACACATTCGAAGGTCAACTAGGGAAAGAAAACCTTCTACAAAATATCCAAGCTCAGAATTTATTTTAATGATTGATGATTGGGAACCATAGAGCTTTCAAGAAGTGTTGTCTAGTAAAGACAAAAATTTATGGCTTGATGATATGAAGGAAGAGgtggatttttttgaaaaagaatGAAACATATGAGCTGGTGAAGCCTTCTAAGGATAAAAAGGTCTTGAAAAACAGATGggttcttaagaaaaagaaagatggTGAGAAGATAGTGAAGCGCAAAGCCAGATTAGTGGTAAAGGGATGCAACTAGAAGAAGGGTATTGATTTTGATGAGATATTCTCTCCTGTTGTCAAGATGGCTTCCATAAGAACTATTTTGGGTTTAGCTGCAACTTGCAAGTCTTGATTTGGAGTTGGAGCAGTTTGATGTGAAAACTGCTTTTTTACATGGTGACTTGCATGAAGAGAATACATGGAGCAACATGAAGGGTTTGaagaaaagggaaaagaaaagctTGTTTGCAAGCTGAAGAATAGCCTTTATGGGTTCCAACAGGCACAAAGGCAATGGTATTAGAAATTTGATTCATTTATGACCAGAATGATTATAAGAGAACTTCAGTAGATCCTTGTGTGTATTTCAGAAAGTTCTCTAGAGGTAACTTCATCATTCTTCttttatatgtagatgatatgttgATAGTTGGACATTATGGAGAGTTGATTTGCAACTTGAAGAGAGATTTGTCTAAGTCTTTTGATATGAAAGACTCGGGTCCAGCTAAGCAGATCTTAGGCATGGAGATAGTTTATGATAGAAAAGTGGGAAACTTGTGGTTATCACaagaaaattatattgaacGGGTGCTTGAAAGGTTCAATATGAAGAATGCCAAGTCTGCTAATACACCTTTAGAAGGTTACTTCAAGTTGAGTAAAAGAGTTTGTCCTAAGACAAATAAGGAGAAAGCAAGTATGTTTTCTATTTTGTATTCTTTTGATGTTGGCTCTTTGATGTATGCTATGGTCTGTACAAGACCAGATATTACACAAGCTGTTGGTTTGGTGAGTAGATACTTATCCAACCTGGGTAAGGTTCATTGGGAAGCAGCAGGGGCGGAACCAAGGGGGGTTGGGGGGCTCGAGCCCCAGCAGGCGGCTGGAAAATTGAGAATTTTTGTTTTGGTAATggtgtctggtaatattttggaaagaattatattaactctatgtagtattatttcaatgtttaaaggtagatgagatggttaatgaTGCTTACTTCTATTTGAGATGTCCTATGTTTAACTCCCttcaacctcattttcttttaaaaagtttttatttattttaattttatttttcaataattataaaaacatgttaccattattaattaatttaaatggactctttatttttattttgataacacttttgaattcatttttaatatgtttttaccattaaaaaaagtaaacatatttaatattcatttttattatgtctttaccattaaaaaaagtaaacatgtttaattttctattagttcaatgttagtttctaaaaaaatgataacatttttacagttttaatgcgttggaggctaaaaaaaatttgcccagCCTTGACGGGCTGGAGTTTGAAAATTTACCATCAACCACATAGTTAATttcgttttttttatgttttgattttttttactgatatgtttgagcctTGGGTCATCCGGtgtcctggttccgccactgggaagcagtaaagtggattttcagatatttgcatgGTACTTCCACACTGAGTTTATGTTATGGAGGTGGTAAACCGATTCTTGAGGGATATACAAATGCAGACATGGCTGGTGATCTTGATAATAGAAAGTCTCCCTCAGGTTATGTGTTTACATTCTCAAGGGGAGCCATATCTTGGCAATCCAAGCTACAAAAGTATGTAGCATTGTCTACTACTGAGGCAGAGTGTATAGCAGTTGTGGAAGCATGTAAGgagatgatttggttgaagagGTTCCTTTAAGAGTTGGGTTTGAAGCAAAGTGAGTATGTAACATTTTGTGGCAGTCGGAGCGCAATGGACTTGAGCAAGAATGCCATGTATCACGCTCGTACTAAGCACATTGATATTAGATATGATTGGGTGCGGAATGTGATCGAAGAGAAAGATTTGAAGTTTAAAAAAAGTCCACACAGATATGAATGGAGCAAACCTGTTAACAAAGATGGTTCCCGGAAGTAAGCTTGAGCTTTATAATAAGCTCTCCAGGATGATATTCAAACATTGAAGATTTGAGTCGTATCATCTCCGTGATGGGTTGGAGGGGGAGATTGTTATGGGTCCAACCCATATTTGTGGCgcatttattattatctttggctTCTTTGAGAAGATTACGTTAAGATATATTTAAATGAATGAGTTGTTATTATTGAGACAagtgaaagaagaagaaaaggtaCACAAAAGAGAgaaatttgtttttgtttctcCTACATCAGGTTAGTTCACGTTTTTATGGATtctggagattgaaccgtcggatcgtcatgATTTTTAGACAaaagcttctagacatattgttCCTTGTTCTCACTGTTGTGATTGTCATTCGAAGGTCTGACAGGTCTGTTCGGGTAGAGACAAAATTGTTGACAAATTCTTTCTCTTTTGTAGTATTTTGTCTACTTCTTGTGATCTCTCTTACTGTTTATGATGGTTGTTGGTGGGTTATAAATCTTTATAAGACTTTTTTGGGTTTGTTTTGTCCCTAATTTTATCATAGTAAAAGAGGAAGAGTGGACTCTTCAAAAGTCTcgtggtttttactcttcacaTGAAAGAGATTTTCCACGTATAAATCAAGTGTTGTTTGATTACGTTTATTCTTTCATTCTTACTGGTTTATTTGATGTTTTCTGGTTGGTTTATTGGGTTTTACCGTGGTTGATTATTTTGAAGATTGATTCTTATGGTTGCTGGTGTTGTCGGTATTGTATTTGTATTCGGGTCCTTCAAAGATTAATGAAAGAAATAAGTAGGTACCAAATAGCAAGTGCATCAATGGAGACTTCAGCATTTTTCAGATTTCCTGTCAAAAGAATCAGAATTGTGTTGTACCAGAGTTCAAGGCTGTCAATCAaaagatcaaattaattaatccaaaaattaTCGAATCTGTACAAGTAACATATGAACATAATTAGCAGTAATCATGTTTACCAAAGCATAACACCAGAAGTTAAAGAAAGCCTGAAAATAGACCAAAGATCCTTAAAAGCCAACATTGAAAAGCCTTTCCAAGTTTCACTGCAACTTCCACATATAACATACAAAAGTTGACCAAGGTTGAGTATCCAATATGCTAAAATGGCAGAAAGCATAGCTCCATGGACTCCAAACTTGTATTTGACAGTAAGAAGCCATGAAAGCAGCAGGTAAAAGGAGAGTGAAAATGCAGCTAAGTAAGCAGTAATATTGTTCCTGGTCTGTGCTTGGAGAAACATTTGGCAGGTATATGAAGGAATGTAGCTAAACAAAATAGGAATTAACCACAGAGAAATATGTCCTGCAACTCTTGAAATCTCTGGATCTTGGCCTAAAGCCATTAAAATTGGAGTGGCGAAGAAGAAcataggaagaagaaggaggcaACATGAAAATAGAAGTATCCAAGATCTTTGGCGATAGATTCCAAGCATGTGATACTGTTTTGCTCCATATGATTGTCCACATGTTGTTTCCAATGCGCTTGCCATGCCTATCTGCATACATTTTCAAATCTTCAACAATTATATTTAGAAATTCAAACATGTGAATTTTAACCGTGATTAAATCCTCGATCAGGATTATGTCAATTACATACATGAGGTTTAtaccaaaaattaaaaaaacctAAACTGGTAGGGGCATCAATAGGGGAAACTAAACAGCAATGGCTATTCACTTTCGCAGATGGTTTGCACCTCTATGGGTGGGACTGCTGGCTACCGAAATTCTTTCCATTCCCAAAGGCGAGGATCGAACCCTAGACATTTGGTTAAGGGATGAAGAGCTTTTACCACTCTACCACAACCCCGTGGTTTAGGTGTTCACTCAGTAAATTCAGCCTATAGTTATTGAAAGTAGTGGATTTAGTTTTTACATacataattttgtttttttaattttgcttGAAATTGCAACAATCTAGTAAATAATAAGCTTAAAATTACTGTTACTTGTATGTAAAGAATAAATCCTCTTTTCTCAGTTGCTAACCCTAAATTTGTACCTTTACCCTCTAAACACTAATACTATACAACAATATTTTTTCATGAAATTAGGAGATTATATAACAACTTAACAAGTGGGAGGTGAAGATAGAAGTTTAATTGAAATTAGACATACCAGGACGCCATTACCGAACCTGAGAAGAACAGTGCCGACGAGAGAATAGGCAGCAAGCTCAATGGAGCCAATGCGTCCGATGAAAGCTTGAGTAATTATGGAGATACCAAAAGTGGATAATCTGGTGAAAATAGCAGGCCCTGCAATTTTCCACATCTTCTTCGTTTCTGACCATATCTTCTCCTTCAatttcatttcttcttcttcaatttcttcaatatctctgTTGGCTAAGAGATTTTCTGTCTGCTCTCCTTCCATTTTTAATGCTAACCTCACAAATAAACAAAAACTGTTTAAATAGAGAGCAAAATATTTGATTTCAGAAGAATTTCATCACGTAAAACAAATATGTATACATCACTATCAGCAGCAAAATATGTGagactttccttctttttctttcctattCTTGTTCGCAGTATTAGTAGGTGCAAGCTATGGCCAACGCTTCAATCAAATACTTACTCATTTGCGTTAGAAATTTTCCTTTAGGtacttaaagcattatttggttACACACAATCCAAAATTTTGTCGTTCGACCCTGACCTactatttggtcacatttggcccctaacctataccaattaataaaatttcacacAATTTGTATGAATAGTTAATAGAATCGTTATCTTATTGACAAATAACGAGATTTTGATATTTGAATTTGACACGTGatattttttaaagttttttttcgtcacattatgtggaaataataaattagattaaacaaagaaaaaaaagcaaatcctcaactaaaatctattaagtttaagtgtcaaaatatcgttatttattaatgagataacgattcgattaaattttaatacaaattggatgaaattttaCCAATTGTAATAGATCATGGACCAAATATGACTAAATAATAGGTCAGCGgtcaaatgacaaaaaaaaaatttatagatAAGGACCAAATAGTACTCTAAGCCTTATATGATTTGTCTCATTTTGTAAGTTGTAATAGCCTTTTTCAAATATTATTTGTTggttttcttatttataaattcatgtactatattttaataatttgatatctatactatatataactAGTCCTAGATCCCCGTGGATCATAtactatatttaattttttttataattggttatttattagtatattataattattataataattctTTTTAGTAATAATGTCtagattattattataaaaaatgttattttttacACCATTttcaatataatatatataaaaataaaaaaaaaagtcaaaaataaatatatttataacagaaaaaaataaaatactcatattttttatttaaaaaagttATAAAATCCACGCATCACGTTTATTCGTATAAATGAGTACTATCATGGATAGATTTTTCATAATGTTAATATGTTTGAATTAATGGTATATCAACTTAGCAAGAACATAGACACAGTAATGTAAAACTCAAGATCAAATGAAcaacaattattatttttattgggAGAAGTatcaaatcaataaataaaaaaatataacgaATGAttaaaatttgattctaaaagtAGTATGAGACAACATATGAAATATCTCTATATCACACACATCAATATCAACCTACTTAAAATGTTATATTAAGAGATAATAAATGAAACGGATATGACGAtccaattaaataatttttatttgaaatagataataattataattaataaattttaagaaTTGAAAATAGAAGTGAATATATGAAGATGTTAACTTATTATCATTTATGAAACTGATGCTCGAAATGTGTATCGTGCAAAACTATAAAGGCAAGTGCACCTTATCGTGATCAAGTAATAAGTAGTAAGTaaagtatcgttcccacgaggattgtgtttatagctattgatttttatgaatttctattatctaagcaatCGAAACTTGAATTGGTTGTGATacgaaattaatgaatttaaaacaaataaacaaagtaaacaaagaaggaaacaaaatgaatttaaatatgatGTAAATCACTAGAGCAAGGCTTCACCTAACCTAATGTATATAATCCACATAACAATCATATCCaagttcttaagttttaa is drawn from Euphorbia lathyris chromosome 9, ddEupLath1.1, whole genome shotgun sequence and contains these coding sequences:
- the LOC136207336 gene encoding protein DETOXIFICATION 23-like produces the protein MEGEQTENLLANRDIEEIEEEEMKLKEKIWSETKKMWKIAGPAIFTRLSTFGISIITQAFIGRIGSIELAAYSLVGTVLLRFGNGVLIGMASALETTCGQSYGAKQYHMLGIYRQRSWILLFSCCLLLLPMFFFATPILMALGQDPEISRVAGHISLWLIPILFSYIPSYTCQMFLQAQTRNNITAYLAAFSLSFYLLLSWLLTVKYKFGVHGAMLSAILAYWILNLGQLLYVICGSCSETWKGFSMLAFKDLWSIFRLSLTSGVMLW